A genomic region of Arachis hypogaea cultivar Tifrunner chromosome 5, arahy.Tifrunner.gnm2.J5K5, whole genome shotgun sequence contains the following coding sequences:
- the LOC112802559 gene encoding U-box domain-containing protein 18, with protein sequence MTPNNPHSHPPPDPRRPLSFPAVHPSDTISPATLLSSLLTLSQSILNTTTFFTQRRNAREATRQVSLLLIFLQDLHASLLPNDAVPSLSDLHFSFQNLHFLLQDCSREGARLFMLLKSRHVASQLRSLFRTIAATLDALPLHVIKVCWEVRELVELVRKQARKVTFELDPEDQTEAQRVNSVLQQFERGIEPDLNAMKRTLTYLEIKTWIDCNREVKFLEDVMLSSASSVSDEEEVSLLSGLISFLCYCRGVIFEDVDFPSLHENSQSEGRSSGGSEELSCEKRPPEDFRCPISLELMIDPVTTSTGQTYDRISIQKWLKAGNRVCPKTGERLTNTELVPNTTLKRLIQQFCVDNGISVAKPSNRSHQRSGVSAEAGSPAAAHAVQFLCWFLARKLAFGTEEQQNKAAYEVRLLARSNVFNRTCLVEVGTVPPLIDLLSTGDRTVQENAIAALLKLSKHSSGQQCIMESRGLAPILKVLNRGLSLESRQMAAATIFYLCSVKEFRKIIGDNPEGIPGLVEMIKEERKTIHSCLAGKDRLYRSDDAIMCGKKNAVVAIFGLLLHPQNHSKVLAAGAGPAIVSVLSSSLDKAGLVTDCLAVLAALAETAEGARAVLEADALHLIIWILKSETSRVAKEHCVSILLSLCVHGGSGVVAFLVAESSIMPLLYWIITDGTPHAAKKARSLIRVLQEFNEQRTSGLVGSSSVLRQPLIHMS encoded by the coding sequence atgactCCGAATAATCCCCATTCCCATCCACCCCCCGATCCCCGCCGTCCCCTATCATTCCCAGCGGTCCACCCCTCCGACACCATCTCTCCTGCCACACTCCTCTCCTCCCTTCTCACCCTCTCCCAATCCATCCTCAACACCACCACCTTCTTCACACAACGCCGCAACGCCCGTGAGGCCACGCGCCAAGtctccctcctcctcatcttcctcCAAGACCTCCACGCTTCCCTCCTCCCAAACGACGCCGTTCCCTCCCTCTCCGACCTCCACTTCTCCTTCCAGAATCTTCACTTCCTCTTACAAGATTGCTCCCGCGAAGGTGCCCGCCTCTTCATGCTTCTCAAGTCCCGCCACGTGGCATCCCAATTACGGTCACTCTTTCGCACTATCGCTGCCACCCTCGACGCGCTGCCCCTCCACGTCATCAAAGTTTGTTGGGAAGTTAGAGAGTTAGTTGAGTTAGTTAGGAAGCAAGCCAGGAAAGTCACCTTCGAACTCGATCCGGAAGACCAAACCGAAGCCCAACGAGTTAACTCGGTTTTGCAGCAGTTCGAGAGAGGAATCGAGCCTGATTTAAACGCCATGAAGCGAACCCTCACCTACCTCGAAATCAAGACATGGATCGATTGTAACAGAGAGGTGAAGTTTCTAGAAGACGTGATGCTCTCTTCCGCATCCTCTGTTTCCGACGAAGAAGAGGTTTCCTTGTTGAGCGGTTTGATTTCGTTCTTGTGTTACTGCAGAGGAGTGATATTCGAAGACGTTGATTTCCCGTCTCTTCATGAAAATTCCCAATCCGAGGGAAGGAGCAGCGGTGGCAGTGAAGAGTTGAGCTGCGAGAAGCGGCCGCCGGAGGATTTCCGGTGTCCGATCTCACTGGAGTTGATGATTGATCCGGTGACTACTTCCACCGGCCAGACTTACGACCGCATCTCGATTCAGAAATGGCTTAAAGCTGGAAACAGAGTGTGTCCCAAAACAGGGGAGAGGCTCACCAACACAGAGTTGGTTCCAAACACGACACTGAAAAGGCTCATCCAACAATTCTGTGTTGATAATGGCATCTCGGTAGCCAAGCCAAGCAACCGGAGTCACCAGCGCAGTGGAGTATCAGCCGAGGCTGGTAGTCCAGCAGCGGCGCACGCCGTACAGTTCCTCTGCTGGTTTCTTGCCCGGAAACTCGCCTTTGGAACAGAGGAGCAACAGAACAAGGCTGCTTACGAGGTTCGCCTGCTCGCGAGGTCTAACGTTTTCAACCGGACGTGTTTGGTTGAGGTTGGGACCGTGCCGCCTTTGATTGATCTTCTTAGCACCGGTGACAGAACAGTGCAAGAGAATGCAATTGCTGCACTGTTGAAGCTCTCGAAGCATAGCAGTGGCCAGCAATGTATAATGGAGAGCAGGGGTTTGGcgccaattctcaaagtgctaaATAGAGGGCTTAGTTTGGAATCTCGCCAAATGGCAGCTGCTACCATATTCTATCTTTGTTCCGTGAAAGAATTTAGAAAAATCATTGGAGATAATCCGGAGGGGATTCCCGGTTTGGTGGAGAtgatcaaagaagaaagaaaaacaatcCATTCTTGTTTAGCTGGCAAGGATAGGCTATATAGATCAGACGATGCTATAATGTGTGGGAAGAAGAATGCTGTGGTTGCGATTTTTGGGCTGCTCTTACATCCCCAGAATCACTCAAAAGTGCTGGCAGCCGGAGCGGGTCCTGCAATTGTTAGTGTGTTATCTTCTTCCTTGGACAAAGCTGGTCTCGTCACGGATTGCCTAGCAGTTCTAGCTGCATTGGCCGAGACAGCCGAGGGAGCGAGGGCCGTGTTAGAAGCTGACGCATTGCACTTGATCATTTGGATCTTGAAGTCCGAAACCTCGCGTGTGGCAAAGGAGCACTGCGTGTCGATTTTGTTGTCTCTTTGTGTTCATGGTGGTTCAGGGGTTGTAGCTTTTCTTGTTGCGGAATCTTCAATCATGCCTTTGCTATATTGGATCATCACTGATGGTACCCCTCATGCTGCAAAGAAAGCACGCTCCCTCATCAGAGTTCTACAGGAATTCAATGAACAAAGAACTTCTGGATTGGTTGGGTCCTCATCAGTTTTGCGACAACCATTGATTCACATGAGTTAG